A single window of Littorina saxatilis isolate snail1 unplaced genomic scaffold, US_GU_Lsax_2.0 scaffold_2174, whole genome shotgun sequence DNA harbors:
- the LOC138955892 gene encoding uncharacterized protein, translated as MADQDQDASQPLQESHAKEITYLSDIHLSLPSAETTVKETFTLDSQASKQTSQDEEHHMTRSTNQTSDRPVEASNVSPSDTRPHRQLGPSSDAVKTLGPTRTKDLEENIREVGKLVGQIQENLQAEAAALQAKCQMMEKLQETQRREAELRHQMELQKRTIKLEEVQRGMEETERLQKIRLEDFRREMEETERLQKIKQEEAQREMEEARRFQELENQMIQVKLEEDRARLQMELNVANAVEDALNPAAPKDEANSLLNSLPRCDPINELFLSRTENQGITDRVNPTTRPHKGTASQTNYAQPSMSDNLGTDANLSNMFHHIPRNTDPRFDQVHKDHTRVPATFHNSNGLRRDTPMNTQVNFKSDLSQWPHSSQGQPQAGQGLPIQSEHSLNASAPPFTSRYPAFSAQTNTDSLHEQRHCIYPQEDAVPTTYVNLAKSIADALTISRLPVPKPPVFRGDPLEYPSWFAAFQHMVRNSAVGPEDKMLMLREFIEGPAKVAVGDLYYDLGEESYNSALKILKGRFGEDYTIAEALKERLEAWPEVKDKDTVSLRNYVDFLRQCCVMAKKITGLSILEDPAQIKRLAHKLPDSLALSWGQRVADSKLSCGRYPSFATFVKFLDSKCEALHEADLHNKGRKRGADQSQSTKAKGKQTYTTISEVDKPEQENKPGEDTVKDPATNTFPAQRVYVSSGLDPSKEILVYAMLDTMSDTTFLSDSVMNRLNLGAQDSVLTLTTMTSKAETVECKSFSNLRVRAYDSEETLKVPKAYSHPEISVDRSQIPTRDTILSMSHLEHIAHCFPPLLDAPIAILLGVNVSEALRPLEVVFGEPGQPYAQRTRLGWGLVGEVAASCEQDGPPANAFASKTLEQPRPPTRKSAFCFRTRDRTNEHLIRLLETDFTCPDDPPSSQEDRKFMNILSEGIELNSEGHYQMPLPFKDGEPLLPPNRHLALRRLYSLKRRFLSSPEHFQLYGEFMSQMVERRDAEIVPEAEISSSPTWYIPHHGVYNPNKPGKIRVVFDCAAKCNDVSLNDFLLCGPDQLNSLLGVLCRFRWYPVAFSCDVERMFHQFHVLPQHRDYLRFLWWPNNDLNAAPVDHRMRVHLFGAASSPGCANFGLKTLAKDNQSISPEAADFIQNDFYVDDGLSSRPDTSTAVELLQGAVEICVKGNLRLHKIASNDSRVMSSFSTTQVVKSSSVEDGLDQSKRSIERALGIRWNLETDTLHFVHETKATQVTKRGVLSTVASIFDPLGLVSPIILRGRQILQEACKEGISWDQELPPSILTRWNEWIHDLRSLSSLQVPRCYFTNAPLPWSGIEFHHFADASSKGYGECSYVKLSDAEGNIHSSLLMAKAKVVPIRAVTIPRLELQAAVLAVKIARFLEKELGHLEAQHYFWTDSRVVLGYIYNQTKKFHVFVSNRLQMIQDFSQPHQWHHVTTKENPADYASRGLCVQDLKNSCWFSGPDFLRQENLQYDPPDVPVEDNDREVRSHFVCAPTKPRDDAEELVKGFSTLEKLIQVVMRIMTWLRLIQKTTTPSRDSVATPLEDRETAFERLVRSVQLIYYPVASRSTHAELKRLAAYTDKEGLLRVGGRLSSSEEDHKIKHPLILPRESHLSLLLTRYHHKKVGHQGRTTTLAALQSRGLWICGARRLVTSVIHRCVPCARLRGRPMEQRMADLPAERIEASPPFTNTGLDCFGPFTVRHGRKEAKRYGLILTCLASRAVHLEVLEDMTTDSFICGLRRFIAIRGNVKTIRCDRGTNFVGAAREFRQARHEMDPDRVVKEMVERNCNFIFNPPHASHFGGVWERLIRTVRQVFSGLLLDHGSRLTSDTLSTLFHEVASVVNNRPLCVTQLEDPTSCEPLTPNHLLTLKPEPIFPPPGTFQKEDQYSRKRWRRVQYLVEQFWTRWKKEYLPTLQPRRKWFHQKDAVQPGMVVLLIEDGAPRGTWRMARVEKTYPGGDGLIRSVQLRVSTSVKTTKGLPKVQTSFIDRPIHKLVPLHLKDTE; from the exons ATGGCCGACCAAGATCAAGATGCCAGTCAGCCCCTGCAAGAATcacacgccaaagagataacttATCTTAGCGACATTCATCTTTCACTGCCCTCAGCTGAAACTACAGTTAAGGAAACCTTCACTCTAGACAGCCAGGCTTCAAAACAGACTTCTCAAGACGAAGAGCACCATATGACGAGATCCACCAACCAGACCTCCGACAGACCAGTAGAGGCATCTAATGTATCACCATCAGACACCAGACCTCACCGCCAATTAGGTCCAAGCTCAGACGCAGTTAAGACTCTTGGACCCACACGGACCAAAGACTTAGAAGAAAACATACGAGAAGTAGGGAAATTGGTAGGCCAGATACAGGAGAATCTACAAGCTG AAGCAGCCGCTCTTCAAGCCAAGTGCCAAATGATGGAAAAACTTCAAGAAACCCAACGAAGAGAGGCTGAACTGAGACATCAAATGGAGCTACAGAAGAGAACGATCAAGCTGGAAGAGGTTCAACGAGGAATGGAGGAGACTGAACGCTTACAGAAGATCAGACTAGAAGATTTCCGACGGGAAATGGAGGAAACTGAACGCTTACAGAAGATAAAGCAAGAAGAAGCTCAGCGGGAAATGGAGGAGGCGAGGCGCTTTCAGGAGCTTGAAAACCAAATGATTCAAGTAAAGCTGGAAGAAGACAGAGCAAGACTACAAATGGAATTGAACGTAGCCAATGCCGTAGAAGACGCTCTCAATCCAGCAGCCCCAAAGGATGAAGCAAACTCCCTCCTAAACTCCTTGCCCCGGTGTGATCCCATCAATGAACTGTTCTTATCTCGCACTGAAAACCAAGGCATAACAGACAGGGTAAATCCCACTACAAGGCCTCATAAAGGAACAGCCTCACAGACGAATTATGCCCAACCAAGCATGAGTGACAACCTTGGGACAGATGCTAATTTGAGTAACATGTTTCATCATATTCCAAGGAACACCGACCCAAGGTTCGACCAGGTGCATAAAGATCATACTAGAGTTCCAGCAACTTTTCATAACTCCAACGGCCTGCGTCGAGACACTCCTATGAACACACAAGTCAACTTCAAGTCTGATCTGAGTCAGTGGCCACATTCCTCACAAGGACAACCCCAAGCAGGTCAAGGACTGCCCATACAGAGCGAACATTCACTGAATGCCAGCGCGCCACCCTTCACCTCAAGGTATCCTGCTTTCTCCGCTCAGACTAACACGGATAGCTTGCATGAACAGAGACATTGCATTTATCCCCAAGAAGATGCCGTTCCAACCACCTACGTCAACCTCGCAAAGTCAATCGCAGATGCTCTCACAATTAGCAGGCTTCCCGTTCCAAAGCCACCAGTGTTCAGAGGGGACCCCTTAGAGTATCCATCATGGTTTGCAGCCTTTCAGCACATGGTGAGGAACAGTGCAGTTGGACCAGAAGATAAAATGCTGATGCTTCGAGAATTCATCGAAGGTCCAGCCAAAGTTGCCGTTGGTGATCTCTACTATGACCTCGGAGAAGAGTCCTACAATAGTGCCTTAAAAATATTGAAAGGGCGTTTTGGAGAAGACTACACCATTGCCGAGGCATTGAAAGAAAGACTGGAGGCATGGCCAGAAGTGAAGGATAAGGATACAGTCTCCCTCAGAAACTACGTAGACTTTCTCAGACAGTGCTGTGTGATGGCAAAGAAGATAACTGGACTTAGTATCCTAGAAGACCCTGCACAAATCAAGCGTCTAGCCCACAAGCTTCCAGACTCACTAGCATTGTCATGGGGGCAACGTGTTGCTGATAGCAAGCTCTCCTGTGGCAGATATCCAAGTTTTGCCACCTTTGTCAAGTTTCTGGATAGCAAATGTGAAGCTCTTCACGAAGCAGATCTTCACAATAAAGGTAGAAAACGAGGTGCTGACCAGTCACAGTCTACCAAGGCCAAGGGCAAGCAGACCTACACAACAATCAGCGAAGTGGACAAACCGGAACAGGAGAACAAGCCGGGAGAAGACACTGTAAAGGACCCAGCAACAAATACGTTTCCTGCACAAAGAG TATATGTCTCGTCTGGACTGGACCCAAGCAAGGAAATACTCGTCTACGCCATGCTCGATACCATGAGTGACACGACTTTCCTTAGCGATTCGGTGATGAACAGGCTTAACCTGGGAGCACAGGACTCTGTTTTGACACTGACCACTATGACCTCCAAGGCAGAAACAGTGGAATGCAAATCGTTCTCCAATCTACGTGTGAGAGCCTATGATTCTGAAGAGACTCTCAAAGTTCCGAAAGCCTATTCCCACCCAGAGATCAGTGTTGATCGGAGCCAGATTCCCACGCGAGACACTATACTTTCCATGTCTCATCTTGAACACATCGCCCACTGTTTCCCCCCTCTCTTGGATGCTCCCATCGCCATTCTATTGGGCGTCAATGTATCTGAAGCTCTACGCCCTTTGGAAGTAGTTTTCGGTGAACCTGGCCAACCCTACGCTCAACGAACGAGACTGGGCTGGGGCCTAGTTGGAGAGGTCGCGGCATCATGTGAACAAGATGGACCCCCTGCAAACGCCTTCGCTTCAAAGACTCTCGAACAGCCAAGACCGCCCACCAGAAAATCTGCCTTCTGTTTTCGCACTAGAGATCGCACTAACGAGCACCTGATCAGGCTACTGGAAACAGACTTTACTTGTCCTGATGACCCCCCATCCTCTCAAGAAGACAGAAAGTTTATGAACATTCTCAGTGAAGGCATTGAGCTGAACAGTGAGGGACATTACCAGATGCCCTTGCCCTTCAAGGATGGAGAACCCCTACTTCCTCCAAACAGGCATTTAGCACTACGGAGACTTTACAGTTTGAAACGTCGGTTCCTCTCCAGTCCAGAGCATTTTCAACTCTATGGAGAATTCATGAGCCAAATGGTGGAAAGACGAGATGCTGAAATAGTGCCAGAGGCGGAGATCAGCAGTAGCCCAACATGGTATATCCCTCACCACGGAGTCTACAATCCCAACAAGCCGGGAAAGATACGAGTGGTTTTCGATTGTGCAGCCAAATGCAATGACGTTTCACTCAATGACTTTCTCCTTTGTGGACCAGACCAACTGAACTCATTACTGGGTGTCTTGTGCCGATTTCGTTGGTATCCAGTGGCCTTTTCCTGTGATGTGGAGCGAATGTTTCACCAGTTTCACGTCCTCCCTCAACACAGAGACTACCTGAGATTTCTGTGGTGGCCGAACAATGACTTGAATGCAGCTCCAGTTGACCACCGAATGAGGGTGCACTtgtttggagcagcgtcctcccctGGCTGTGCAAATTTTGGGCTGAAGACATTAGCTAAAGACAACCAGAGCATCAGCCCAGAAGCTGCCGACTTCATTCAAAACGACTTCTATGTCGACGACGGTTTGAGCTCCAGACCTGACACATCTACAGCCGTGGAGCTTCTCCAGGGAGCTGTAGAAATCTGCGTGAAAGGAAACCTGCGGCTCCATAAAATCGCTTCCAACGACAGTCGGGTCATGTCTTCATTTTCTACCACTCAGGTCGTGAAGTCCAGCAGCGTAGAAGACGGGCTAGACCAGAGCAAAAGGTCAATTGAAAGAGCTCTAGGAATCCGATGGAATCTGGAGACTGACACACTACACTTTGTCCATGAAACGAAGGCAACGCAAGTAACAAAGCGTGGTGTCTTGTCTACTGTGGCCTCCATCTTTGACCCCCTGGGTCTAGTTTCACCTATCATTTTGAGAGGTCGCCAAATTCTTCAAGAAGCCTGCAAAGAGGGAATCAGCTGGGATCAAGAACTTCCCCCCTCCATCCTGACTCGATGGAATGAATGGATCCACGACCTTCGATCGTTGTCTTCCCTCCAAGTGCCAAGATGTTACTTCACAAACGCCCCTCTTCCTTGGAGTGGAATCGAGTTTCATCACTTTGCAGATGCATCCAGCAAGGGGTATGGCGAATGCTCCTATGTCAAGCTCTCGGATGCTGAGGGTAACATTCACAGCTCACTGTTGATGGCGAAGGCTAAGGTTGTTCCAATTCGAGCTGTTACCATTCCCCGACTTGAACTCCAAGCTGCAGTGCTAGCTGTGAAGATAGCTCGTTTCCTGGAGAAAGAACTTGGCCACCTAGAGGCTCAACACTATTTTTGGACTGACTCTCGTGTTGTCCTCGGCTACATCTACAACCAGACAAAGAAGTTCCACGTGTTCGTGTCAAACCGCCTGCAAATGATTCAGGACTTCAGCCAGCCTCATCAGTGGCATCACGTGACAACGAAAGAGAACCCTGCTGACTATGCATCAAGAGGTCTTTGCGTGCAAGACTTGAAGAATTCCTGTTGGTTCTCTGGTCCTGACTTCCTACGACAAGAAAATCTTCAGTATGACCCACCAGACGTGCCTGTTGAAGACAATGACCGAGAAGTGAGATCCCATTTCGTGTGTGCACCAACGAAACCTCGAGATGATGCAGAGGAATTGGTCAAAGGATTCTCCACACTCGAGAAGCTGATTCAAGTGGTGATGCGCATCATGACCTGGCTGCGCCTGATCCAGAAAACAACTACTCCAAGCAGAGATTCGGTTGCGACCCCCCTGGAAGATAGGGAAACTGCATTTGAGCGGCTCGTCAGGAGCGTACAGTTGATCTACTATCCTGTTGCATCGCGATCCACTCATGCAGAGTTGAAACGTCTCGCTGCCTACACTGACAAGGAGGGCCTGCTCAGAGTTGGTGGACGCCTGTCAAGTTCTGAGGAAGACCACAAGATCAAACATCCTCTCATACTGCCACGCGAGTCTCACTTGTCTCTGCTTCTTACCAGGTATCACCATAAGAAAGTTGGACATCAAGGTCGTACGACTACTTTAGCAGCCCTACAGTCAAGAGGATTGTGGATCTGTGGTGCACGTCGCCTGGTTACATCTGTAATCCACAGGTGTGTTCCTTGCGCCAGACTGAGAGGAAGACCAATGGAGCAGAGAATGGCTGATCTCCCTGCAGAGAGAATAGAAGCTTCACCTCCCTTCACCAACACTGGCCTGGATTGCTTTGGACCCTTCACAGTACGGCACGGCAGGAAGGAAGCGAAACGATATGGACTGATCCTCACCTGCCTTGCATCACGTGCTGTCCATCTGGAAGTCTTAGAAGACATGACCACGGACTCTTTCATCTGTGGACTTCGAAGATTTATTGCAATCCGCGGCAATGTCAAGACTATTCGATGTGACAGGGGAACCAACTTCGTCGGTGCAGCTCGAGAGTTTAGACAAGCTCGTCATGAAATGGACCCAGACAGGGTAGTCAAAGAAATGGTTGAACGGAACTGCAACTTCATCTTCAATCCTCCTCATGCCAGCCACTTTGGAGGCGTCTGGGAACGACTCATCAGAACTGTTCGCCAGGTGTTCTCCGGACTGCTCTTGGATCATGGAAGCAGGCTTACTTCAGACACTCTTTCAACTTTGTTCCATGAAGTCGCCAGTGTGGTCAATAACAGGCCTCTCTGCGTGACTCAGCTGGAAGACCCGACTTCTTGCGAACCTCTGACACCCAACCACCTGCTCACACTGAAACCGGAACCGATCTTTCCACCTCCAGGAACCTTCCAGAAGGAAGATCAGTATTCAAGAAAGAGATGGAGGAGAGTACAGTACCTGGTAGAACAATTCTGGACTAGGTGGAAGAAAGAGTATCTGCCAACACTGCAGCCGAGACGAAAGTGGTTTCACCAGAAGGACGCTGTGCAGCCTGGCATGGTTGTTCTTCTCATTGAAGATGGAGCTCCGAGAGGCACCTGGAGAATGGCCCGCGTCGAGAAGACATATCCAGGTGGTGATGGCTTGATTCGGTCGGTTCAGCTGCGGGTCTCGACTTCGGTGAAGACGACCAAAGGTTTGCCTAAGGTGCAGACATCTTTCATCGACCGACCCATTCACAAGCTGGTCCCACTCCACTTGAAAGACACTGAGTAG